The genomic region AAAAGCTCTGGATAATTTATTCTCAATATATCAAGTAATGAATATGCCAACTCTTCATGATTTAATAGCTCATCTTTAATTGCAGAAGTTAAAGCCAACATTATTCCAACATGTTCGTCTTCAAATTTAGGCCACAGAATGCCTGGAGTATCTAATAAATCAAAATAAGGTGTTTTAATCCACTGCTTCGATTTTGTCACACCTGGTTTATTGCCTGTCTTAGCATTTTTTGTTTTTGTTAATGAATTTATCAATGTTGATTTTCCAACGTTAGGTATACCGACTATCATTGCCCTTAATTTGGTTTTTATACCCTTCTGTCTTTTTTTATCGATTATATCGCTGCACTCTTTTAAAGTCAATTCGTAAATACTTTGAATGCATTTGCTATCTAAAGAATTTATATTAAGGCTTACATGACCTTTAAGGTTGAAATAATCGTTCCACATTTTATTGACTTCTAAATCAGCCAAATCAGATTTATTAAGTAAAATAATTCGTTTTTTATTTTTGACTAAGTCATCTATCAATGGATTTCTACTGCTTTTTGGAATTCGAGCATCTAATAACTCATAAACAATATCTACTATTTTTAAATTTTCTTCAATCAGGCGTTTAGTTTTTGCCATGTGTCCAGGATACCATTGATACATAATTTCCTCCAAATATTGAAAAAGGGACCAATCAAGTCCCCTTTATTTCTTCTCTTGAATTTTAGCAGCTTTGCCAACTCTTTTCCTAACATAATAGAGTTTAGCTCTTCTAACTCTACCTTTTCTTACTACTTCTATCTTTTCAATCCTAGGTGAGTGAAGTGGGAAAGTCCTTTCTACTCCAACACCATAAGAAATACGCCTTACGGTAAAGTTTTCTCTTAATGAACCACCACTTCTTTTTATAACAACACCTTCAAAAACCTGAATTCTTTCTTTGTCACCTTCGATAACTTTATAATGTACTCTTACAGTATCACCAACATTAAATTCAGGTACTTCTCTCAATTGTTCTCTTTCTACAATATCAACTAGATTCATTTTTTTCCCTCCTTTCAAATATCCGAATAACCTAACTCTTTAAGATATTCAATATCTTGTTCTGATAGATATTTTCTATCCAAAAGATCTGGGCGTAAATTAAGCGTAGTCTCTAATGATTTCTGCCTTCTCCACTTAGCAATCTCTGCATGGTTTCCAGACAGTAACACTTTCGGGACTTCCATCCCATTAAATATTTCAGGCCTTGTATATTGAGGATATTCTAATAAACCACAATAAAAAGATTCATCTATAAAACTTTCATCTTGCGGCAAAACACCATGTATCAACCTTGACACAGAATCTATGACTGCCATCGCAGCGATTTCGCCGCCTGTCAAGATAAAATCACCTATTGATATCTCCTCATCTATCAGTGAATACGCTCTTTCGTCGATTCCCTCGTAATGTCCACATAAAATGATTATTTCGTCGTATTTTGATAGCTCTATTGCTTTTTTTTGATCGAATCTTTTCCCTTTAGGACCCATATAAAAAACTGGCATATCTTTAGATGACTTGACTGCATTAATTGCATCGTATATTGGCTGAACCATCATTACCATGCCATACCCGCCACCATATGGATAATCATCGGTTTTCTTATGTTTGTCTTTCGAATAATCCCTGATATTTACCAAATTTACTTTTATCAATTCTCTCTCGATTGCCCTTTTTAGAATGCTATTTCTGAGTATACCTTCAAACATATCAGGAAAAATCGTTAAAACATTAAAAACCACTATAGCCCCTCCAAAAGATGGACTATCATTTTTTTGCCATTTACATCCACATCTTTAATCACATCTTTAATGGCAGGTATCAATATATCCCTCTCATCTGTTTTTACTACATACACATCATTAGCACCAGTTTTTAACACGTCCTTTAATACACCCAACTCTCTTTTGTCATCAGTGTAAACTTTCATATCTATCAAATCTTTAATAAAATACTCGTCTTCTTCTAACTCTACAGCATCATCCATCGTTATTTTTATAAATTTGTTTTTAAGCTTCTCCGCCTCATTTCTGTCATTTACTTCATAAAATTTTATCAAAACAAGATTCTTAATAAATCTTACTGATTCAATTTGATATTGAACCCTTTTGTCATCATCAAAAATATACACATAATCAAGATCATAAAATCTATCTAAATGATCTGTAAGCGGATATACCTTGACTTCGCCGTTTACACCGTATGCAGATGTAATTTTGCCTACGGATAAATAATCATCCATAAAATCACCTAAATTATTTCTACGATGACACGTTTTTTCTCTTTGGTCGCAGCAGCCTTAACAACAGTTCTTATAGCTTTTGCTATCCTACCTTGTTTACCTATAACTTTTCCCATATCTTCTGGAGCAACCTTAAGCTCTATTATAATTGACTGCTCACCTTCAATTTCATTAATTTGAACTGCATCAGGGTTGTCAACAAGAGATTTCGCAATGAACTTAACTAATTCACCCATGTTT from Thermoanaerobacterium sp. PSU-2 harbors:
- the ylqF gene encoding ribosome biogenesis GTPase YlqF, giving the protein MYQWYPGHMAKTKRLIEENLKIVDIVYELLDARIPKSSRNPLIDDLVKNKKRIILLNKSDLADLEVNKMWNDYFNLKGHVSLNINSLDSKCIQSIYELTLKECSDIIDKKRQKGIKTKLRAMIVGIPNVGKSTLINSLTKTKNAKTGNKPGVTKSKQWIKTPYFDLLDTPGILWPKFEDEHVGIMLALTSAIKDELLNHEELAYSLLDILRINYPELLMKRYKLEDIGKDVYKLLTDIGKARGCLSSGGIVDTERAAKIIIDDFRTGKIGKISLERPN
- the rplS gene encoding 50S ribosomal protein L19, giving the protein MNLVDIVEREQLREVPEFNVGDTVRVHYKVIEGDKERIQVFEGVVIKRSGGSLRENFTVRRISYGVGVERTFPLHSPRIEKIEVVRKGRVRRAKLYYVRKRVGKAAKIQEKK
- the trmD gene encoding tRNA (guanosine(37)-N1)-methyltransferase TrmD — translated: MVFNVLTIFPDMFEGILRNSILKRAIERELIKVNLVNIRDYSKDKHKKTDDYPYGGGYGMVMMVQPIYDAINAVKSSKDMPVFYMGPKGKRFDQKKAIELSKYDEIIILCGHYEGIDERAYSLIDEEISIGDFILTGGEIAAMAVIDSVSRLIHGVLPQDESFIDESFYCGLLEYPQYTRPEIFNGMEVPKVLLSGNHAEIAKWRRQKSLETTLNLRPDLLDRKYLSEQDIEYLKELGYSDI
- the rimM gene encoding ribosome maturation factor RimM (Essential for efficient processing of 16S rRNA), encoding MDDYLSVGKITSAYGVNGEVKVYPLTDHLDRFYDLDYVYIFDDDKRVQYQIESVRFIKNLVLIKFYEVNDRNEAEKLKNKFIKITMDDAVELEEDEYFIKDLIDMKVYTDDKRELGVLKDVLKTGANDVYVVKTDERDILIPAIKDVIKDVDVNGKKMIVHLLEGL
- a CDS encoding KH domain-containing protein gives rise to the protein MGELVKFIAKSLVDNPDAVQINEIEGEQSIIIELKVAPEDMGKVIGKQGRIAKAIRTVVKAAATKEKKRVIVEII